One window from the genome of Bacilli bacterium encodes:
- a CDS encoding phage tail protein, with protein sequence MAVIAILTEPSDFTGEFPITDHAVGVWRLNEAIVAQDESVRFPDAANYGRDLAPVGTDYALTEGVFGKAVALNATSGGSYLKAANDGAFFSPLYGRLVFGGSFRFPSIPTGVVPLLATQKTDTLPLFRLDLSSGKVNVMLNGTSGATCFSAQENLQLQPDTWYFIAVTVDTVENTVQTVIGCYTDGTWYTSPLRTFATTVNTTSEADLLIGAFDYTHSGAEPTVTAMLVDDVFVETDSDFTAYLLERQFLTSLSVDQGNSTCDVYSSPGTVTLAAVEGAYPSVGMFITRAVAYDVTGTGKAAWDFTYLAGTTSLGAVESSVSTDLLHWTAWSPVDAQGDITSPAAEYIRFRVTLCTNDPTRTPRFHELRVYDIPNRLFSVKGYSYPVVLDASGASAAVLEDAYEITVCGEINGEDTLRFSLPFADAKRAYIANEARIQIVDDIYRIRSVTDEKTSDGKSTTTVYAEAEFYDLGFSVYRPVKEFISETAKTEMAYALDGTGWYVGDVEVSTKRSWTSEKTNALAILRSVADIHGGDLVFDCPRRLVHLYTQYGSDSGAVFAYNKNMSQIKKVTSTASLVTRLYAIGAEGMTFADVNQGKAYVEDYSYTDEVRISTLDCTSFTNPSQMLEYTKMRLTEYAAPTVSYELSAMDLSLLTGYRHETWDLGDRVTVYDKELGINVKTRVVRREYNLQEPWKSKLELSSTLKNLSSSSSTWDSAVAATEGTSLVSSVDIKDMVPFNHLKNSRADDGFAHWANNGFVVDTENGASGSACFKATGVLNGTKSLSQVVYPATRDNYTFSAKVAADNVELGDGGAVTLEIEITYDDGSMESKEYDLY encoded by the coding sequence ATGGCAGTGATTGCGATTCTGACCGAACCCTCGGATTTTACCGGAGAGTTCCCCATCACAGATCACGCGGTGGGCGTGTGGCGGCTCAATGAAGCGATTGTTGCCCAGGATGAATCTGTCCGCTTTCCGGATGCCGCCAACTACGGGCGCGATCTGGCGCCGGTGGGAACGGACTATGCGCTCACGGAGGGTGTTTTCGGCAAGGCTGTAGCATTGAATGCCACTTCGGGCGGCAGTTATCTGAAAGCCGCCAACGATGGCGCTTTCTTTAGTCCGCTGTACGGCAGGTTGGTTTTCGGCGGTAGCTTCCGGTTTCCCTCCATCCCGACAGGCGTCGTTCCCTTACTGGCGACGCAGAAAACCGATACACTACCGCTGTTTCGGCTCGATCTATCCAGTGGCAAGGTCAATGTCATGCTCAACGGGACCAGCGGTGCCACCTGCTTCTCGGCGCAAGAAAACCTGCAGCTGCAGCCGGATACCTGGTATTTCATCGCCGTTACCGTCGATACCGTAGAGAATACCGTGCAGACGGTCATTGGCTGTTACACGGACGGCACCTGGTATACCTCGCCGCTGCGAACGTTTGCCACCACTGTAAACACTACTTCCGAAGCGGATCTGCTGATCGGTGCGTTCGACTACACGCATTCCGGCGCCGAACCGACCGTCACGGCCATGCTGGTGGACGATGTGTTTGTGGAAACGGATTCCGACTTCACGGCGTATCTGTTGGAGCGCCAGTTTCTCACCAGTCTGTCCGTGGATCAGGGCAACAGCACCTGCGATGTCTACTCCTCGCCGGGAACCGTCACCCTGGCGGCTGTGGAGGGCGCCTATCCATCCGTTGGCATGTTCATCACCCGAGCCGTCGCCTACGATGTGACCGGAACGGGCAAGGCCGCGTGGGACTTTACGTATCTGGCAGGCACCACCAGTCTGGGCGCCGTGGAATCCTCCGTCAGCACCGATCTGCTTCACTGGACAGCTTGGTCGCCGGTCGATGCCCAAGGGGACATCACCTCACCGGCGGCAGAGTATATCCGTTTCCGGGTTACCCTTTGTACCAACGATCCAACGCGTACCCCGCGCTTCCATGAACTGCGCGTCTATGATATCCCAAACCGCCTGTTCTCCGTGAAGGGCTACAGCTACCCGGTGGTGCTGGACGCCTCCGGCGCGTCTGCTGCGGTGCTGGAGGACGCCTATGAAATCACGGTGTGCGGGGAAATCAACGGCGAGGATACGCTTCGGTTCTCCCTTCCCTTTGCGGATGCTAAGCGAGCCTATATTGCCAATGAAGCACGAATCCAGATCGTGGACGATATCTACCGGATCCGTTCCGTCACCGATGAAAAAACCAGCGATGGCAAGTCCACTACCACGGTATACGCCGAGGCGGAGTTCTATGACCTGGGATTTTCCGTGTATCGGCCGGTAAAGGAATTTATTTCCGAAACCGCTAAGACGGAGATGGCCTACGCGCTCGATGGCACGGGCTGGTATGTGGGCGATGTAGAGGTAAGCACGAAGCGCTCCTGGACCAGCGAAAAGACCAACGCGCTGGCCATTCTCAGGTCAGTTGCCGATATTCACGGTGGGGATCTGGTTTTCGACTGTCCGCGCAGGCTGGTGCATCTGTATACCCAGTATGGCTCGGATTCCGGCGCGGTGTTTGCCTACAACAAGAACATGAGCCAGATCAAGAAGGTTACCAGCACCGCCAGTCTGGTCACCCGGCTCTATGCAATCGGCGCGGAAGGTATGACCTTTGCCGACGTGAACCAGGGCAAGGCATATGTGGAAGATTACTCCTATACCGACGAGGTGCGTATCTCCACGCTGGACTGTACGTCCTTTACCAATCCCTCGCAGATGCTGGAATACACCAAAATGCGGCTGACAGAATACGCTGCGCCGACTGTGAGTTATGAGCTCTCCGCCATGGATCTGTCCCTGCTCACCGGATACCGGCACGAGACCTGGGATTTGGGCGACCGGGTGACGGTATACGACAAGGAACTGGGCATCAATGTGAAGACACGCGTGGTGCGCCGAGAGTACAATCTACAGGAACCGTGGAAGTCGAAACTGGAGCTCTCTTCAACGCTCAAGAACTTATCGAGTTCCAGCTCAACCTGGGACTCCGCCGTCGCTGCCACGGAAGGCACGAGCTTGGTGTCCAGCGTGGATATCAAGGACATGGTGCCCTTCAACCATCTGAAGAACAGCCGTGCCGACGATGGCTTCGCGCATTGGGCCAACAACGGCTTTGTGGTGGACACGGAAAACGGTGCCAGCGGCAGCGCGTGCTTCAAGGCGACAGGAGTGCTCAACGGCACGAAGTCCCTGAGCCAGGTGGTCTATCCCGCGACTCGGGATAACTACACCTTCTCTGCGAAGGTCGCTGCAGACAATGTGGAGCTGGGCGACGGCGGTGCGGTAACGCTGGAAATCGAAATCACGTATGACGACGGCAGCATGGAGAGCAAAGAATACGACCTGTATTAG
- a CDS encoding LysM peptidoglycan-binding domain-containing protein: MAKKQKDSALYRVMQGDCLFSIAQKLLSSGDRYPEIKALNGMTTDILLPGQRIRIPTDSRKAVGADQEILAQQHGREEKSVDSGDGENG, encoded by the coding sequence ATGGCTAAGAAACAAAAGGACAGTGCCCTATACCGGGTCATGCAAGGCGATTGCCTGTTCTCCATTGCTCAGAAGTTGCTCAGTAGCGGCGACCGGTACCCGGAAATCAAAGCGCTCAACGGCATGACGACCGATATTCTGCTGCCCGGACAAAGGATTCGGATCCCAACGGATAGCCGCAAAGCAGTTGGTGCGGATCAGGAGATTTTGGCACAGCAGCATGGACGGGAGGAGAAATCCGTCGATTCCGGGGACGGTGAGAACGGTTGA
- a CDS encoding peptidoglycan-binding protein, giving the protein MITAQALIAKFQYALDQKWGYIWGGTGQTWTQAKQDAATRSMTVKYGSRWIGRRVADCSGLFSWAFKELGGYMYHGSNTMWNKYCTSKGTLQSGITIRPGTAVFLVNSAGSRHHVGLFIGDDTVIEAKGTAYGIVTSKLSHWDEWGELVGVDYTNEGSETVMATLRKGDKGEEVRVLQSKLLALGYNLPKYGADGSYGSETTAAVMAFQTDKGLVADGICGPITQAVLDDVKTEEIEDDATPEMKRVIITASGDGVDIRAGNSEQYSLITTAQNGTSYDWVATAENGWHAVALENQVGWVSGEFGQIE; this is encoded by the coding sequence TTGATTACCGCACAAGCGCTGATTGCGAAATTCCAGTATGCGCTGGATCAGAAATGGGGTTATATCTGGGGTGGTACCGGACAGACTTGGACGCAGGCCAAGCAGGATGCCGCTACTCGTTCTATGACTGTCAAGTACGGTTCACGGTGGATCGGAAGAAGGGTCGCTGATTGCAGCGGCCTTTTTTCCTGGGCGTTCAAGGAACTCGGCGGATACATGTACCACGGCAGCAATACGATGTGGAACAAATACTGTACCAGCAAGGGTACGCTGCAAAGCGGTATCACGATCCGGCCGGGCACCGCGGTGTTTCTGGTGAACAGCGCCGGATCCCGGCATCATGTGGGATTGTTCATCGGTGATGATACCGTCATTGAAGCGAAGGGTACTGCCTACGGCATTGTCACCAGCAAGCTTTCCCACTGGGATGAATGGGGCGAGCTCGTCGGTGTGGATTATACAAACGAAGGAAGTGAAACGGTCATGGCGACCCTGCGTAAAGGTGATAAAGGTGAAGAGGTACGAGTGCTGCAGAGCAAGCTGCTGGCGCTTGGCTATAATCTGCCGAAATACGGTGCCGATGGCAGCTATGGCTCGGAAACCACGGCCGCCGTCATGGCGTTTCAAACGGACAAGGGGTTGGTGGCTGACGGCATCTGTGGCCCGATTACGCAGGCGGTACTGGACGATGTCAAGACGGAAGAAATCGAGGATGATGCAACGCCCGAAATGAAAAGGGTCATCATCACCGCTTCCGGGGATGGTGTGGATATCCGCGCTGGGAACAGCGAACAGTACAGCCTGATCACCACCGCGCAGAACGGCACGTCCTATGACTGGGTGGCAACCGCCGAGAACGGATGGCATGCGGTTGCGCTCGAGAATCAAGTCGGATGGGTGTCCGGAGAATTCGGACAAATCGAATAA
- a CDS encoding MBL fold metallo-hydrolase, producing MNKRRLWLLGICVVFALAAAIQPGYALTGSQNSSDVVEAVVSDIADYQHDVSVMFTNVGYGDATLVQIDGNSYLIDTGSKASVPQLLGALAMCGVEKLEAVFLTHTHSDHIGGMEALASQYAIGTLYSAEISEDKKNGENKIDLLAAELSLNHVKLMAGDTINLSADAFFDVLGPVVYNSEDDNDNSLVLRLGANGRSFLFTGDMQFAEEGTLLAAGVDLQADVLKVGNHGNPDATSQMFAAAVSPKIAVISTSTVEDADSANERVTSLFDGARVLVTEGFTRGALLRVSASGEIKISSPQPPSPNADIEIVEIDKNAQTITLINNGTEMDISGYMIFSQRGSEVYVFPQGTVMNAGQILTIACTDGEGDLIWNDKKVWHAEKDDVGVLYDRYSSELSRFL from the coding sequence ATGAATAAGCGACGACTATGGCTTTTGGGAATCTGCGTTGTTTTCGCCCTCGCCGCCGCGATACAGCCCGGATACGCTTTAACTGGATCCCAAAACAGTTCTGATGTGGTTGAAGCAGTTGTAAGCGATATAGCGGATTATCAACATGATGTTTCCGTGATGTTTACCAATGTTGGCTATGGCGATGCCACGCTTGTGCAGATTGACGGTAATTCCTACCTGATCGATACCGGGAGCAAGGCATCTGTCCCGCAGCTTCTCGGCGCGCTCGCGATGTGCGGAGTGGAAAAACTGGAAGCTGTTTTCCTGACGCATACACACAGTGACCATATTGGCGGAATGGAAGCTCTTGCTTCGCAATACGCAATAGGCACACTCTATTCCGCGGAGATCTCAGAAGATAAAAAGAATGGTGAAAACAAGATAGATCTTTTAGCCGCGGAGCTTTCGCTGAATCATGTCAAGCTTATGGCTGGCGATACAATCAACCTGTCTGCCGATGCTTTTTTTGATGTGCTTGGCCCTGTGGTATACAATAGTGAAGACGATAATGACAACTCACTGGTGCTGCGCCTTGGTGCGAACGGGAGATCGTTTCTGTTTACCGGAGATATGCAGTTTGCCGAGGAGGGGACTCTGCTGGCCGCGGGCGTGGATTTACAGGCGGATGTTTTAAAGGTGGGCAATCATGGCAATCCGGATGCGACAAGCCAGATGTTTGCGGCGGCTGTTTCCCCAAAGATCGCAGTGATATCTACGAGTACGGTTGAGGATGCCGATTCGGCGAACGAGAGAGTGACCTCATTGTTTGACGGCGCTCGAGTTTTGGTAACGGAGGGCTTCACCCGCGGCGCACTTCTGCGCGTCAGCGCATCCGGCGAGATAAAAATCTCCAGCCCCCAACCACCAAGCCCCAACGCGGATATTGAGATTGTGGAAATAGACAAGAATGCACAGACGATCACGTTGATCAATAACGGCACCGAAATGGATATATCCGGGTACATGATTTTCTCGCAAAGAGGGTCGGAGGTTTATGTATTTCCACAGGGTACGGTTATGAATGCAGGCCAAATTCTAACTATAGCCTGTACCGATGGAGAGGGGGACTTGATATGGAACGATAAAAAAGTCTGGCATGCCGAAAAAGATGATGTTGGCGTCTTATACGACAGGTATAGCAGTGAGCTGTCTCGCTTCCTGTAA
- a CDS encoding PepSY domain-containing protein, protein MTSLKVSFDQALSIVSDAYPGLTLLSLALDDENGIHAYQAELLNPVDNSIIEFTINGESGEIFTQAAEENNQNEQDENGGADVQFSDNTQDETYDDDENGSETNRGESKGDEFFTLNLSAVTITFDQALSTAKEAYPGHTLLTLGLENENGVLMYQAALLNPADDSVVGIAIDCISGQILPQTAENDQNEIGEQGGENIQYEDKSDDNGNDAQRDAFDMSAVKVSFNQALSIANTAYPDYTLFALQLDSENGNLLYQVELFNTSNNTILEVKIDCISGQVLSQSPGLDEQNDNVDENGNGTDDGTGNDN, encoded by the coding sequence ATGACTTCCCTAAAGGTATCGTTCGACCAGGCACTCTCGATTGTTAGCGATGCGTATCCTGGCTTGACACTGCTATCCCTGGCACTAGATGACGAAAATGGCATTCATGCGTACCAGGCAGAATTACTCAATCCAGTTGACAATTCGATCATCGAGTTTACCATTAACGGTGAATCTGGGGAGATTTTTACGCAAGCCGCCGAAGAAAACAATCAGAATGAACAAGACGAAAATGGCGGTGCTGATGTCCAATTTTCTGACAACACACAGGACGAAACTTATGATGACGATGAAAATGGTTCAGAGACAAACCGAGGCGAATCTAAAGGGGACGAATTCTTCACTTTGAACTTAAGCGCGGTTACTATAACCTTTGATCAGGCTCTATCCACAGCAAAAGAAGCTTATCCCGGTCATACGCTGCTTACGCTGGGGCTGGAAAATGAAAATGGAGTCCTGATGTACCAGGCGGCGCTGCTCAATCCGGCAGATGATTCGGTTGTTGGGATTGCTATTGATTGTATATCGGGGCAGATTCTTCCGCAAACCGCTGAGAACGATCAAAACGAAATAGGCGAGCAGGGCGGGGAAAACATCCAATACGAAGACAAATCGGATGACAATGGGAATGATGCGCAAAGAGATGCTTTTGATATGAGTGCTGTGAAAGTCTCCTTTAATCAAGCACTATCAATTGCAAACACTGCATATCCGGATTATACTCTCTTCGCGCTGCAGCTGGACTCTGAAAACGGCAACCTATTGTATCAGGTAGAATTGTTCAATACGTCAAACAATACTATTCTGGAAGTCAAAATCGATTGTATTTCCGGTCAGGTTCTGTCACAGTCACCGGGTTTAGATGAGCAAAACGACAATGTTGATGAAAACGGAAACGGAACGGACGATGGAACCGGGAATGATAACTAG
- a CDS encoding phosphodiester glycosidase family protein, producing the protein MRNAVKQTSIAMFLIIALVLGFNIWATADTVQGTVDNNLMNTGNISITIVNADGTTQSEAIAEAAYAEQWQVPCIMPLYDYQYQDEFRRITIKKTAENDMTYFVVDVQLSDPVYFQTALSGDKAYSALEVVSDIAVRNHAILAINGDDYGTHKYGTIIRNGELIRANTTTRNMLIVDQNGDMSVISDRKGEKPKALSQQLVSENVWQTFEFGPELVRDGQAVSFNSAFDVISTRSTRREPRTAIGQIDTLHYIIIIADGRQDGYSNGMTLPELQQLFVEYGAQTAMNLDGGGSTELWFQGQILNSPAGGEERYVSDIIFF; encoded by the coding sequence ATGAGGAACGCAGTTAAACAGACAAGCATAGCGATGTTTCTAATAATTGCACTGGTTCTTGGGTTCAATATATGGGCAACAGCGGATACAGTCCAGGGAACTGTCGACAATAATTTGATGAACACGGGAAATATCAGTATTACGATCGTAAACGCGGATGGCACGACCCAATCGGAAGCAATCGCTGAAGCAGCCTACGCGGAACAATGGCAGGTTCCTTGTATCATGCCACTTTATGATTATCAGTATCAGGACGAATTTCGCCGCATCACAATTAAAAAGACAGCAGAAAACGACATGACTTATTTCGTTGTGGACGTACAGCTATCCGATCCGGTGTATTTTCAAACGGCACTAAGTGGAGACAAAGCATACAGTGCATTGGAAGTAGTATCTGATATAGCTGTGAGGAATCATGCTATTCTGGCCATTAATGGTGACGATTATGGAACGCATAAATACGGAACGATCATTCGCAACGGGGAACTAATCCGAGCCAATACTACAACCCGTAACATGTTGATAGTGGATCAAAACGGAGATATGTCCGTAATTTCCGACCGTAAAGGGGAAAAACCGAAAGCGCTGAGCCAGCAGCTTGTATCCGAAAATGTATGGCAAACATTTGAGTTCGGACCTGAGCTAGTGAGAGACGGGCAGGCTGTAAGTTTTAACAGCGCGTTTGATGTAATCTCCACGAGAAGTACGCGGAGGGAGCCCCGCACGGCGATCGGTCAGATTGATACGCTTCATTATATCATTATTATAGCTGACGGGCGGCAGGATGGATATTCCAATGGGATGACGCTGCCGGAACTTCAGCAGTTATTCGTGGAATACGGAGCTCAGACTGCGATGAACCTTGACGGCGGAGGCTCAACCGAGTTGTGGTTTCAAGGACAAATTCTCAACAGCCCCGCGGGCGGAGAAGAGCGCTATGTGTCGGACATCATCTTTTTCTGA
- a CDS encoding response regulator transcription factor — translation MRILIVEDDSALRKILQKRLTMEGYAVDACANGIDGLDYALAMTYDGIVLDIMLPGMNGLQILRQLRDKRCESGVLLLTAKDAIPDRVQGLDIGADDYLTKPFAFDELLARLRALLRKRTGIHSPKLVVADLEMDITAHVVSRGGNDICLTAKEYALLEYLMLNVGQVLTRDQIVDHVWNYDHQFETNLVDVYIRYLRKKIDCDDTTKLLHTVRGFGYVLKVEASDEK, via the coding sequence TTGCGAATTCTAATTGTCGAAGATGATTCCGCCCTCCGTAAAATCCTTCAGAAACGTCTCACAATGGAGGGATATGCGGTTGACGCATGCGCAAACGGGATAGACGGTCTGGATTATGCGCTTGCCATGACATATGATGGGATCGTACTGGACATTATGCTGCCGGGCATGAACGGGCTGCAAATCCTAAGGCAATTGCGAGACAAGCGCTGCGAGAGCGGTGTTTTACTGCTCACCGCGAAAGACGCAATACCAGATCGTGTTCAGGGGCTTGATATTGGCGCGGATGATTATTTGACGAAACCTTTCGCATTTGATGAGCTGTTGGCGCGTTTGCGGGCACTTTTACGAAAACGCACAGGCATACACTCTCCCAAACTAGTCGTTGCCGACCTGGAAATGGATATAACAGCGCATGTTGTTTCACGCGGGGGGAATGATATTTGCTTAACAGCCAAAGAATACGCTTTGCTAGAATATCTTATGCTCAACGTCGGACAGGTGCTGACTCGCGATCAGATCGTAGATCATGTATGGAACTACGATCACCAGTTCGAAACCAATCTTGTCGATGTGTACATCCGCTATTTACGCAAAAAAATCGACTGTGATGACACGACGAAACTCTTGCATACAGTGCGAGGATTTGGATATGTGCTAAAGGTGGAAGCATCAGATGAGAAGTAA
- a CDS encoding HAMP domain-containing sensor histidine kinase has translation MRSNMRLRTKMTFWYTAFTFVVITVFCIFLYWVVSSELQQSLQNETTMAMSQLISQIENENGMITFENEVPVSQNIMFYITEDNGSEIASYGKDITVFDQVPIHENEYSTAKGAESDWLLLDSALIREDHFALRVRVAASYAHNQQVLSILLLLFFIGVPSITIILLLGGFGIAKRSLMPIRKIITSAEIISQGNLSERIPPTHINDEIGELTDALNGMLASVEASFDRERQFSSDASHELRTPVTVVRAYTETLMNESALIEEHRESLQTILTECTRMEKIISQLLIITRGQEKCYPICIETIKLKDVVESVTETMEEQLREKGIKMISHCSANMEIQADQSLLTQMLLNLVENAVKYGKRKGTINLSVNQNNEAIILSIKDNGIGIPEESLPHIFDRFYRVDASRNRNGSGLGLSIVKWIVETHQGSIDVRSKLGHGTEFVITVPKL, from the coding sequence ATGAGAAGTAATATGCGCTTACGTACAAAAATGACTTTTTGGTATACGGCCTTTACATTTGTCGTTATTACCGTGTTTTGTATATTTCTGTATTGGGTTGTCTCCAGCGAGCTTCAGCAAAGCCTACAAAACGAGACAACGATGGCCATGAGCCAACTTATCTCACAAATCGAGAATGAAAACGGTATGATCACATTCGAGAACGAAGTACCGGTATCTCAGAACATCATGTTTTATATCACCGAAGATAATGGAAGCGAAATTGCTTCATATGGGAAAGATATCACTGTGTTTGATCAGGTGCCGATTCATGAGAACGAGTATTCTACAGCGAAAGGCGCAGAAAGCGATTGGCTTTTATTGGATTCCGCACTCATCCGTGAGGATCATTTCGCTTTGCGCGTGCGTGTTGCGGCATCATATGCACATAACCAACAGGTATTGTCCATCCTATTACTGCTATTTTTCATTGGGGTTCCCTCCATAACAATTATCTTGCTTTTGGGTGGTTTTGGTATCGCTAAACGTTCACTCATGCCAATACGAAAAATCATCACGAGTGCTGAGATCATATCGCAGGGCAATCTGTCCGAACGCATTCCTCCAACCCACATTAACGATGAAATTGGAGAGTTGACAGATGCGCTTAACGGCATGCTTGCCAGTGTAGAAGCATCGTTTGATAGGGAAAGGCAGTTTTCTTCCGATGCGTCCCATGAACTGCGGACACCGGTAACCGTGGTACGTGCCTACACAGAAACTCTGATGAACGAATCGGCACTTATAGAGGAACACCGGGAGTCCCTGCAAACCATCTTAACCGAATGCACTCGTATGGAAAAGATCATCAGTCAATTGCTGATCATTACGCGCGGACAAGAGAAGTGTTATCCTATATGCATCGAAACCATAAAGTTGAAGGATGTGGTGGAAAGCGTGACCGAAACCATGGAAGAGCAGCTACGGGAGAAAGGCATTAAAATGATATCGCATTGTTCCGCGAATATGGAGATCCAGGCCGACCAAAGCCTGCTCACACAAATGCTGCTCAATCTGGTAGAAAACGCTGTCAAGTATGGAAAGAGGAAGGGAACGATCAACCTTTCTGTTAATCAAAATAATGAAGCAATCATCCTATCTATCAAAGATAATGGCATCGGTATACCCGAAGAATCACTGCCGCATATCTTTGATCGTTTCTATCGGGTTGATGCTTCCCGTAACCGGAATGGCAGCGGTCTTGGATTGTCTATCGTGAAATGGATCGTTGAAACACATCAAGGATCCATTGATGTTCGAAGCAAACTGGGGCATGGAACGGAATTCGTGATCACGGTTCCCAAATTGTAA
- a CDS encoding chromate transporter: protein MKQSKIKLLMKLFWSTFRLSSFTFGGGYVIVPLMKKQFVDKLHWIDEKEMLDFIAIAQSSPGPIAVNASVILGYHLAGIPGALVAVFGTVLPPLILLSIISVGYSAFIGNRLIQSVLRGMGAGVCAVIIDIVIDMSGKIIKRREIMPIAIVVAAFIAVTMFNVNAMFVILTCVFIGLLSATKNNASEVQDDLP, encoded by the coding sequence TTGAAACAATCAAAAATAAAGCTGTTGATGAAACTGTTCTGGTCCACATTTAGACTGAGCTCGTTCACGTTTGGGGGAGGCTATGTTATCGTTCCCCTGATGAAAAAACAGTTTGTGGATAAGCTACATTGGATTGATGAAAAGGAAATGCTCGATTTTATAGCGATTGCCCAGTCATCGCCAGGGCCGATTGCAGTTAATGCATCGGTAATCCTTGGCTATCATCTGGCGGGTATACCAGGCGCGCTGGTTGCAGTGTTTGGGACCGTATTGCCTCCGTTGATTCTGCTTTCGATCATTTCAGTCGGCTATAGTGCGTTTATCGGCAACAGGCTGATTCAAAGTGTTTTGCGCGGAATGGGTGCGGGGGTATGCGCGGTGATCATCGACATCGTCATTGATATGAGCGGGAAAATTATCAAACGAAGAGAGATAATGCCTATCGCGATTGTGGTGGCTGCTTTTATCGCAGTTACGATGTTCAACGTCAACGCGATGTTCGTCATCCTGACTTGCGTATTCATTGGGCTATTGAGCGCGACTAAAAACAACGCAAGTGAGGTACAGGATGATCTACCTTAA
- a CDS encoding chromate transporter — translation MIYLKLLLAFFQIGLFSIGGGYAALPLIQNQVVQIHGWLTMDEFADIITISQMTPGPIAINSASFVGARIAGLWGALVATLGCVLPSFIIVLCFAFLYKKYRNLRYVQGVLKSLQPAVVGLIASAGVVIVSQVLWQGSLFEFQVSAIDWIAVVIMLICILLLRRFKLNSIYVMLGAGAVGGLIYTML, via the coding sequence ATGATCTACCTTAAGCTTTTATTGGCATTTTTTCAGATCGGTCTATTCAGCATCGGAGGCGGGTATGCCGCTCTGCCGTTGATACAAAACCAGGTCGTGCAGATACATGGCTGGCTTACTATGGATGAATTTGCGGATATCATCACAATTTCACAAATGACTCCGGGACCAATTGCGATAAATTCCGCAAGTTTTGTTGGCGCAAGAATCGCGGGTCTTTGGGGCGCTTTGGTCGCGACACTTGGTTGCGTGTTACCCTCGTTTATCATTGTATTATGCTTTGCGTTCTTGTATAAAAAATACAGAAACCTCCGATACGTACAGGGCGTACTGAAGAGCCTGCAACCCGCAGTTGTGGGCTTGATTGCTTCGGCTGGCGTGGTTATTGTTTCTCAAGTGCTTTGGCAGGGGAGCCTTTTCGAGTTTCAGGTAAGCGCTATTGACTGGATTGCTGTAGTGATCATGCTGATCTGTATTCTACTGTTGCGAAGGTTTAAACTCAATTCAATATACGTTATGCTGGGTGCCGGTGCTGTAGGCGGATTGATTTATACCATGCTATAA